A region of Thermobifida halotolerans DNA encodes the following proteins:
- a CDS encoding helix-turn-helix domain-containing protein translates to MNLAELAAFLKSRRDRVRPADVGLTAGPRRRVPGLRREEVALLAGASVDYCTELERGRGAQPSPQMLADLHAVAARRGGADVHRMVAELRRRSAESADLWDTRAVALRRRRRKRLCHPELGIAELDCHNLFSEDGRQRLLFFTEPAGGPAARQLELLSVIGVRDPRAGQHIRS, encoded by the coding sequence GTGAATCTCGCAGAGCTCGCCGCGTTCCTGAAGTCCCGACGCGACCGGGTCCGGCCCGCCGACGTCGGCCTGACCGCCGGGCCCCGGCGCAGGGTGCCCGGACTGCGCCGGGAGGAGGTCGCACTGCTGGCCGGGGCCTCGGTGGACTACTGCACCGAACTGGAGCGGGGCCGCGGCGCCCAGCCGTCTCCGCAGATGCTCGCCGACCTGCACGCCGTCGCCGCCCGCCGCGGTGGCGCCGACGTGCACCGGATGGTCGCCGAGCTGAGACGGCGCAGCGCGGAGTCCGCCGACCTGTGGGACACCCGCGCCGTCGCCCTGCGCCGTCGCAGACGCAAGCGGCTGTGCCACCCCGAGCTCGGGATCGCCGAACTGGACTGCCACAACCTGTTCAGCGAGGACGGCCGCCAGCGTCTGCTGTTCTTCACCGAACCGGCCGGTGGTCCCGCCGCCAGGCAGTTGGAACTGTTGTCGGTCATCGGGGTCCGGGACCCGCGAGCGGGCCAGCACATCCGGTCCTGA
- a CDS encoding SDR family oxidoreductase, whose amino-acid sequence MTTESRVFPAVGGRPAGTSRVAVVTGGSRGIGRETVRRLAADGYAVVVNYGGGAVLLFSTSAIGLAFPGYAPYAASKGAVEAVTLVLARELRGRDVTVNTVAPGPTATALFLDGKDEETVARLAAQPPLERLGTPGDVAEVVAFLVSERGHWVNGQVVRANGGIV is encoded by the coding sequence ATGACCACCGAATCCCGCGTGTTCCCCGCAGTCGGCGGGCGGCCCGCCGGAACGTCCCGGGTCGCGGTCGTCACCGGAGGTTCCCGGGGCATCGGCCGTGAGACCGTGCGCCGCCTGGCCGCCGACGGCTACGCGGTCGTGGTGAATTACGGCGGCGGCGCGGTCCTGCTCTTCTCCACCTCCGCGATCGGTCTGGCCTTCCCCGGCTACGCGCCCTACGCGGCCAGCAAGGGCGCGGTGGAGGCGGTCACCCTGGTCCTGGCGCGTGAGCTGCGCGGCCGGGACGTCACCGTCAACACCGTCGCTCCCGGTCCCACCGCCACCGCACTGTTCCTCGACGGCAAGGACGAGGAGACCGTCGCCCGCCTGGCTGCGCAGCCTCCGCTGGAGAGGTTGGGCACTCCCGGCGACGTCGCCGAGGTCGTCGCCTTCCTCGTCTCGGAGCGGGGCCACTGGGTCAACGGTCAGGTGGTTCGCGCCAACGGCGGCATCGTCTGA
- a CDS encoding alpha/beta fold hydrolase: protein MDFGIRPPDRLGATPLPDGRRLGWAQWGPDDAEPVLFFSGAAMGRGLGFGSPLLAARGLRLICVERPGLGVSDPLPGRTFTDWTRDVRDLTAALELPGCTIVGFSHGAPFALACAAAGVGDAVAVVSGADDLAHPALAPLLAPDLARTLRSVAADPAAFEAAATGFDADAMWDLVIRTSSTADRAVYTAPDFAAAYRACLAEGFAQGAAGYARDLVLAFTPWPFDLARITVPVELWYGAHDTGAVHSPDHGATLAARIPTARRHLLDDAGGSLLWTHGDRVLDSLTRARDHRPG, encoded by the coding sequence GTGGACTTCGGCATCAGGCCCCCCGACCGGCTCGGCGCGACCCCGCTGCCCGACGGCAGACGGCTGGGCTGGGCGCAGTGGGGACCCGACGACGCCGAACCGGTGCTGTTCTTCTCCGGAGCGGCGATGGGACGCGGCCTGGGATTCGGCTCCCCTCTCCTCGCCGCACGCGGCCTGCGCCTGATCTGCGTGGAACGGCCCGGCCTGGGAGTGTCCGACCCCCTGCCCGGGCGGACCTTCACCGACTGGACGCGCGACGTCCGCGACCTGACCGCCGCCCTGGAACTGCCCGGCTGCACGATCGTGGGCTTCTCCCACGGAGCCCCCTTCGCCCTGGCATGCGCGGCGGCCGGAGTCGGGGACGCGGTGGCGGTGGTCTCCGGTGCCGACGACCTCGCCCACCCCGCGCTGGCCCCGCTCCTGGCCCCCGACCTCGCCAGAACACTGCGGTCGGTCGCGGCCGACCCGGCGGCCTTCGAGGCCGCGGCCACCGGATTCGACGCCGACGCGATGTGGGACCTGGTGATCCGGACGAGCTCCACCGCCGACCGGGCCGTCTACACCGCCCCGGACTTCGCCGCCGCCTACCGCGCCTGCCTGGCCGAGGGATTCGCCCAAGGCGCGGCGGGATACGCCCGCGACCTCGTGCTGGCCTTCACCCCGTGGCCGTTCGACCTCGCCCGCATCACCGTCCCGGTCGAACTGTGGTACGGCGCCCACGACACGGGCGCCGTCCACTCCCCCGACCACGGAGCCACCCTGGCCGCCCGCATCCCCACCGCCCGCCGCCACCTCCTCGACGACGCGGGCGGATCACTGCTGTGGACCCACGGCGACCGGGTCCTGGACTCCCTGACCCGCGCACGGGACCACCGCCCGGGGTGA
- a CDS encoding protein kinase domain-containing protein has product MGEWRVGARVDGRYEVRQVLGRGDRSVLYRVRHLGWDTDLAVRRLRPGAFRAKKARRRFVAEARAWMALGAHPHVVRCHYARSLDGVPALFAEYLDGGTLRERIADGRLYAGAPAEVWARVLDVAIQAARGLAHAHAADAVHQAVRPGNLLFDAAGTAKLTDLGVTAAMAADLPETVDRRGGADFCAAPEQRRGERADPRGDLWGLAASVLLMLLGPRPPGPGAQQALTAYRGGARQDARVRAAPDGLLDLLHRCLREEPDRRPDSAAEVADRLAEVYADTVGRPYPRRAPEPVARADELTNRALALLDLGRTRNAEQALEQARESDPHHPEAAYNLGLLRWRNGQTTDDALVADLAAVDSPRARTLLARVHRERGDHAAARALDGTAPPDGEETDRTVTLEGRWGPASSVGVTPDGRLALAVNRDGLARAWELRTGRRVLSVGHRRHPVLAVCPTTDHRTALIAAGKTVRTWDLDTGRTRRAFRDPGGPVTLVQVTADGHHALTSGVAEQAVRIWELDTGRCVHAFEAHDGQVASVCAVPGTDLVLVAGLTGEDATVRVWDLVADRRVGELPGEVGPVTAVCAAPDGRHAAVASGEPAVRMWDLDRGEHVGELRGHTAPVVSMSVTDDGRHLLTASLDGRVRVWDPADGRCLRTVESDRPMGMFVCAVPGGRQALLPGENGTPRLWRWGTGAAGPFQPCPPPPAADR; this is encoded by the coding sequence GTGGGCGAGTGGCGGGTCGGCGCGCGGGTCGACGGAAGGTACGAGGTCCGGCAGGTCCTCGGGCGCGGCGACCGCAGTGTGCTCTACCGGGTCCGCCACCTCGGCTGGGACACCGACCTCGCGGTGCGGCGGTTGCGCCCCGGAGCGTTTCGCGCGAAGAAGGCCCGGCGGCGGTTCGTCGCCGAGGCGCGGGCCTGGATGGCGCTGGGGGCGCATCCGCACGTGGTCCGCTGCCACTACGCGCGCTCCCTCGACGGAGTCCCCGCGCTGTTCGCCGAGTACCTGGACGGCGGCACCCTCCGTGAGCGGATCGCCGACGGCCGCCTGTACGCGGGCGCTCCCGCCGAGGTGTGGGCCCGCGTGCTCGACGTCGCGATCCAGGCCGCCCGGGGCCTGGCGCACGCCCACGCGGCCGACGCGGTCCACCAGGCCGTCCGACCGGGCAACCTCCTGTTCGACGCGGCGGGCACCGCGAAACTCACCGACCTCGGCGTCACCGCGGCCATGGCGGCGGACCTGCCGGAAACCGTCGACCGGCGGGGAGGCGCCGACTTCTGCGCCGCACCGGAACAGCGCCGGGGAGAGCGCGCCGACCCGCGCGGCGACCTGTGGGGCCTCGCGGCGAGCGTGCTGCTGATGCTCCTCGGCCCCCGCCCGCCCGGGCCCGGCGCGCAACAGGCGCTCACCGCCTACCGCGGGGGCGCCCGCCAGGACGCGCGGGTGCGCGCGGCCCCCGACGGACTGCTCGACCTGCTGCACCGCTGCCTGCGCGAGGAGCCGGACCGGCGGCCCGACAGCGCGGCGGAGGTCGCCGACCGGCTCGCCGAGGTGTACGCCGACACGGTCGGCCGCCCGTATCCGCGCCGCGCGCCCGAACCGGTGGCGCGCGCCGACGAACTCACCAACCGGGCGCTGGCGCTGCTGGACCTGGGCCGCACCCGGAACGCCGAGCAGGCCCTCGAACAGGCCCGGGAAAGCGATCCCCACCACCCGGAGGCCGCCTACAACCTCGGGCTGCTGCGCTGGCGCAACGGGCAGACCACCGACGACGCGCTGGTCGCCGACCTGGCGGCGGTCGACTCCCCGAGGGCGCGGACCCTGCTCGCCCGCGTCCACCGGGAGCGCGGCGACCACGCGGCCGCCCGCGCCCTCGACGGCACCGCGCCCCCCGACGGGGAGGAGACCGACCGCACGGTCACCCTCGAAGGCCGGTGGGGACCGGCGTCGTCGGTGGGTGTGACCCCCGACGGCCGCCTCGCGCTGGCCGTGAACCGCGACGGCCTGGCACGGGCCTGGGAACTGCGTACCGGGCGGCGCGTCCTGTCCGTCGGCCACCGCCGCCACCCCGTGCTGGCGGTGTGCCCCACCACCGACCACCGCACCGCGCTGATCGCGGCCGGAAAGACCGTGCGGACCTGGGACCTGGACACCGGACGGACCAGGCGGGCCTTCAGGGACCCCGGCGGCCCGGTGACCCTGGTGCAGGTGACCGCGGACGGGCACCACGCGCTGACCAGCGGGGTCGCGGAGCAGGCGGTGCGGATCTGGGAGTTGGACACCGGGCGCTGCGTGCACGCCTTCGAGGCCCACGACGGGCAGGTGGCGTCGGTGTGCGCGGTCCCCGGCACGGACCTGGTGCTGGTCGCGGGCCTGACCGGGGAGGACGCGACGGTGCGGGTGTGGGACCTGGTCGCCGACCGCCGCGTCGGCGAACTGCCCGGCGAGGTCGGCCCGGTCACCGCGGTCTGCGCCGCCCCCGACGGCCGCCACGCGGCGGTCGCCAGCGGCGAACCGGCCGTGCGGATGTGGGACCTGGACCGCGGCGAGCACGTCGGGGAGCTGCGCGGCCACACGGCCCCCGTGGTCTCCATGAGCGTCACCGACGACGGGCGCCACCTGCTCACCGCGTCCCTCGACGGCCGGGTGCGCGTGTGGGACCCGGCCGACGGCCGCTGCCTGCGTACGGTCGAAAGCGACCGGCCCATGGGCATGTTCGTGTGCGCCGTCCCCGGCGGCCGCCAGGCGCTGCTTCCGGGAGAGAACGGCACCCCCCGGTTGTGGCGGTGGGGGACCGGAGCAGCGGGACCGTTCCAACCGTGCCCGCCGCCCCCGGCGGCGGACCGGTAG
- a CDS encoding cysteine hydrolase family protein: MSTALVVIDVQESFRRQPLWQAVSAPDIADRVARLVAASRERGDLVAWVLHAEPGTGDVFDPALGHVRLIDGLSPAEAEPVITKTSHNAFTTTNLQQLLTAHGIRDLAVCGIRTEQCCETTARLACDLGFDVTFVIDATATTPREHRDAPPGRSVAEILADPRTLPTDAIIERTEYALAGRFATIRTVADLTTPEPTRS; the protein is encoded by the coding sequence ATGAGCACAGCACTCGTCGTCATCGACGTCCAGGAGTCCTTCCGCCGGCAGCCGCTGTGGCAGGCCGTCTCCGCCCCCGACATCGCCGACCGCGTCGCCCGCCTGGTCGCCGCCTCCCGCGAGCGCGGCGACCTCGTCGCATGGGTCCTGCACGCCGAACCCGGCACCGGAGACGTCTTCGACCCCGCCCTCGGACACGTCCGCCTCATCGACGGCCTGTCCCCCGCCGAAGCCGAACCCGTCATCACCAAGACCTCCCACAACGCCTTCACCACCACCAACCTGCAGCAACTGCTCACCGCACACGGCATCCGCGACCTGGCCGTCTGCGGCATCCGCACCGAACAGTGCTGCGAGACCACCGCCCGCCTCGCCTGCGACCTCGGGTTCGACGTCACCTTCGTCATCGACGCGACCGCCACCACCCCCCGCGAGCACCGCGACGCACCCCCCGGCCGCTCGGTGGCCGAGATCCTCGCCGACCCGCGCACCCTGCCCACCGACGCGATCATCGAGCGCACCGAGTACGCTCTGGCCGGACGGTTCGCCACCATCCGCACCGTCGCCGACCTCACCACCCCGGAGCCGACCAGATCGTGA
- a CDS encoding phage antirepressor KilAC domain-containing protein, with product MPTIDPTPNGDAFAVTFQDTRLRARIHDGDLVVNAADVTRILGLPDSAAHDLPDRHRVAVDGGTSPADRVFVTGRGVNRLAMLADTPEAEDFQEWLAAIAGSVSRSGPTTPLDLSTTPTEILELVSGLGKAVHEAAQQALATRSEAEEQRPAAHAWRVLASTDGDYSVREAAYILNRDPAISTGQRRLFAFVRASGMVSADTDIPRTRHERHLRLRPTSYAHPHTGRRVPGKPQLRVTVEGLRYLHRRLGGTARLDLPEAEDIRTAQTMPPLARTT from the coding sequence TTGCCCACCATCGACCCCACCCCGAACGGCGACGCCTTCGCCGTCACCTTCCAGGACACCCGGCTCCGGGCACGCATCCACGACGGCGACCTGGTCGTCAACGCGGCGGACGTCACGCGGATTCTCGGTCTCCCCGACAGCGCCGCCCACGACCTTCCCGACCGCCACCGGGTCGCGGTCGACGGCGGCACGTCCCCCGCCGACCGCGTGTTCGTGACCGGGCGCGGCGTGAACCGCCTGGCCATGCTCGCCGACACCCCGGAAGCCGAGGACTTCCAGGAGTGGCTGGCCGCGATCGCCGGATCCGTCAGCCGGTCCGGCCCCACCACCCCGCTCGACCTCAGCACGACGCCCACCGAGATCCTCGAACTCGTCAGCGGGCTCGGCAAAGCCGTCCACGAGGCGGCACAGCAGGCCCTGGCCACCCGCTCCGAAGCCGAGGAGCAGCGGCCCGCCGCCCACGCGTGGCGTGTCCTGGCCTCCACCGACGGGGACTACTCGGTGCGCGAGGCGGCCTACATCCTCAACCGCGACCCCGCCATCTCCACGGGACAGCGCCGCCTGTTCGCCTTCGTCCGGGCCAGCGGAATGGTGTCCGCCGACACCGACATCCCCAGGACCCGGCACGAACGCCACCTCCGCCTGCGGCCGACCTCCTACGCCCATCCCCACACCGGCAGGCGCGTCCCCGGCAAACCGCAACTGCGCGTGACCGTCGAGGGGCTGCGCTACCTGCACCGGCGACTGGGCGGCACCGCCCGACTCGACCTGCCCGAAGCCGAGGACATCCGCACCGCTCAGACGATGCCGCCGTTGGCGCGAACCACCTGA
- a CDS encoding GlxA family transcriptional regulator: protein MTDVVFLLAPGLHLLDLAGPAQVFSAADDLGCGYRLHYVAEHPRVRTAQGLPVEARTDWPALTAHDLVVVPGWRAPTLEGTTVLGDAVLRRVAAHHAAGGTVASVCAGADALGRAGLLDGRRCTTHHQLQDELATRHPRAHVVRDVLYTVDDRVVTSAGIASGIDLALFLVATAHGPGTAARVARSMVVYARRNGDEQQASVMLRHRGHLSDAVHRAQDLIDARFTERLPLSALAAAAGLGERTLTRRFVAATGLTPLRYQQALRLERAEHLIGQGTTVEAAAHAVGFQDARMLRRLRSRGADTGKQG from the coding sequence GTGACCGACGTCGTCTTCCTGCTGGCGCCCGGACTGCACCTGCTGGATCTCGCGGGTCCCGCCCAGGTGTTCTCCGCCGCCGACGACCTCGGCTGCGGCTACCGACTCCACTACGTCGCCGAACACCCCCGGGTCCGCACCGCCCAGGGCCTGCCCGTCGAGGCCCGCACGGACTGGCCCGCCCTCACCGCACACGACCTGGTCGTCGTCCCCGGCTGGCGGGCGCCCACCCTGGAAGGCACCACGGTGCTCGGCGACGCGGTCCTGCGCCGCGTCGCCGCACACCACGCGGCGGGCGGCACGGTCGCCAGCGTGTGCGCGGGCGCCGACGCCCTGGGCCGCGCCGGACTGCTGGACGGACGGCGCTGCACCACCCACCACCAACTCCAGGACGAACTCGCCACCCGCCACCCCAGGGCCCACGTGGTCCGCGACGTGCTGTACACCGTGGACGACCGGGTGGTGACGTCGGCGGGTATCGCCAGCGGCATCGACCTGGCGCTGTTCCTGGTCGCCACCGCGCACGGCCCCGGCACGGCCGCCCGGGTGGCCCGCTCCATGGTCGTCTACGCCCGCCGCAACGGCGACGAGCAGCAGGCCAGCGTCATGCTGCGGCACCGCGGCCACCTCAGCGACGCGGTGCACCGCGCCCAGGACCTGATCGACGCGCGCTTCACCGAACGGCTGCCGCTGAGCGCGCTGGCCGCCGCCGCGGGACTGGGCGAACGCACCCTGACCCGCCGCTTCGTCGCCGCGACCGGTCTGACACCGCTGCGCTACCAGCAGGCCCTGCGCCTGGAACGCGCCGAGCACCTCATCGGCCAGGGGACGACGGTGGAGGCGGCCGCCCACGCGGTCGGGTTCCAGGACGCCCGGATGCTGCGCCGCCTGCGCTCCCGCGGCGCAGACACCGGGAAACAGGGGTGA
- a CDS encoding alpha/beta fold hydrolase yields MRAATAGGRRLEGHRLDLGAQWLHVRTGRPIRRTGTPVLLVPGLVSSSRYLEPVGAELARDRLVVAPDLPGTGRSPRADTPLSLTDLAGVLHRVMLRTTGPAIVVGNSFGCQTAVELAVRHPEAVTRLVLTSPVLAPRNRGLLPLTARFVAAMRRESPRYLAIMLVDVLRASFRKERADLRALRTDRILRRAGDLTVPTLVVCGTRDPIVPPAFARRLAARIPVGRYREIDATHALPYAAPRVLADLVRDADGESSGG; encoded by the coding sequence ATGAGGGCGGCGACGGCGGGCGGTCGGAGGCTGGAGGGCCATCGGCTGGATCTGGGGGCGCAGTGGCTCCACGTGCGTACCGGACGCCCGATCCGCCGCACCGGGACACCGGTCCTACTGGTGCCCGGGCTGGTCTCGTCATCCCGGTACCTCGAACCCGTCGGCGCCGAGCTGGCCCGCGACCGCCTCGTCGTCGCGCCGGACCTGCCGGGCACCGGGCGCAGTCCCCGGGCCGACACCCCCCTGTCGCTGACCGATCTGGCCGGCGTCCTGCACCGCGTCATGCTGCGCACCACCGGCCCGGCGATCGTCGTGGGCAACTCCTTCGGCTGCCAGACCGCGGTCGAACTCGCCGTACGCCACCCCGAGGCCGTCACCCGACTCGTACTCACCAGTCCCGTCCTCGCACCCCGGAACCGCGGCCTGCTGCCCCTCACCGCGCGGTTCGTGGCCGCCATGCGCCGCGAATCCCCGCGCTACCTCGCCATCATGCTGGTGGACGTGCTCCGGGCATCCTTCCGCAAGGAACGTGCTGACCTGCGCGCTCTGCGGACCGACCGGATCCTCCGACGTGCTGGGGACCTCACGGTGCCCACCCTCGTCGTGTGCGGCACCCGCGACCCGATCGTGCCACCGGCCTTCGCCCGGCGCCTGGCCGCACGGATCCCCGTCGGCCGCTACCGCGAGATCGACGCGACCCACGCCCTTCCCTACGCCGCGCCGCGGGTACTGGCGGACCTCGTGCGTGATGCGGACGGAGAATCCTCTGGAGGATGA
- a CDS encoding phosphatase PAP2 family protein: MAEPGNPHEGTRTGRRRTGEFVGRSAAGLIALALGAAAFGLLVVLVQTDSALVDLDRRLAAELNDLVAGRPLVLTVLGVITDLGGVWTSSVVLSVLTVALLVRRQYRLALYVAVTGLGALVLSPAVKEIVGRLRPMVEVPVGAAPGPSFPSGHALGSLVTYGVVLLVLLPAVPARWRRTAVVAVAVLVALIGFTRIALGVHFLSDVIGGWLLGLGWVAITTTAFRVWRREERRPVPPVRDGLAPEVAPAVSPAPRSTGMDLSHPVRRGAVLAVTWVLLFGLLLAVGWTVTQPLARGVVGRFDTAVLDVVGALGGTAAVLTVAVVVAVLALAVTRQWRPVLFLAAVLVGEITLFLAAASVIDRPRPPVPHIGPDLPPTASFPSGHVSAAISLYGAAAVLVVTRTRTWWRWTVVAAAVLAVVLVALARLYYGAHYPTDVLGSVLFAVPWLLACRYVLRPEGGDGYDRASTDGPR; the protein is encoded by the coding sequence ATGGCCGAACCAGGCAACCCGCACGAGGGCACGCGCACGGGACGGCGCCGCACCGGGGAGTTCGTCGGCCGTAGCGCCGCCGGCCTGATCGCGCTCGCACTGGGCGCGGCGGCATTCGGACTGCTGGTGGTGCTGGTGCAGACCGATTCGGCACTGGTGGATCTCGACAGGCGCCTCGCCGCGGAACTCAACGACCTGGTGGCCGGGCGTCCGCTCGTTCTCACGGTGCTCGGCGTCATCACCGACCTCGGCGGGGTGTGGACCAGTTCGGTGGTGCTGTCGGTGCTCACGGTGGCCCTGCTGGTGCGCCGTCAGTACCGACTCGCCCTGTACGTCGCCGTGACCGGGCTCGGAGCTCTGGTGCTCAGTCCCGCGGTCAAGGAGATCGTGGGACGCCTGCGCCCCATGGTGGAGGTGCCCGTCGGCGCGGCGCCTGGGCCGAGCTTCCCCAGCGGCCACGCCCTCGGATCACTCGTGACTTACGGTGTGGTGCTCCTCGTCCTGCTGCCCGCGGTACCGGCACGGTGGCGCCGCACCGCGGTGGTCGCGGTCGCCGTGCTCGTCGCACTGATCGGGTTCACCCGCATCGCGCTCGGCGTGCACTTCCTGTCCGACGTCATCGGAGGATGGCTGCTCGGGCTGGGCTGGGTCGCGATCACCACGACCGCGTTCCGGGTCTGGCGCCGGGAGGAGCGGCGACCCGTCCCTCCCGTGAGAGACGGACTGGCCCCGGAGGTGGCGCCCGCCGTCTCGCCCGCCCCGCGCAGCACCGGCATGGACCTGTCGCACCCGGTGCGGCGCGGCGCCGTGCTGGCCGTCACCTGGGTGCTGCTCTTCGGGCTGCTGCTGGCCGTGGGCTGGACCGTCACGCAGCCGTTGGCCCGCGGTGTGGTCGGCCGGTTCGACACCGCCGTACTGGACGTGGTCGGCGCGCTCGGCGGCACGGCGGCGGTCCTCACCGTGGCTGTGGTCGTCGCCGTTCTCGCCCTCGCCGTGACCCGACAGTGGCGACCCGTGCTGTTCCTGGCCGCGGTGCTCGTCGGAGAGATCACCCTGTTTCTGGCCGCGGCGTCGGTCATCGACCGTCCCCGGCCGCCGGTGCCCCACATCGGTCCGGACCTGCCGCCGACCGCGAGCTTCCCGTCCGGCCACGTCTCCGCGGCGATCAGCCTCTACGGCGCCGCCGCGGTGCTCGTCGTAACGCGGACGCGGACGTGGTGGCGTTGGACAGTCGTGGCCGCGGCCGTACTCGCGGTGGTGCTGGTCGCGCTGGCCCGCCTCTACTACGGAGCGCATTACCCGACCGACGTGCTGGGCAGCGTGCTGTTCGCGGTGCCTTGGCTGCTGGCCTGCCGGTACGTGCTGCGCCCCGAAGGCGGGGACGGATACGACCGCGCCAGCACGGACGGGCCGCGATGA
- a CDS encoding protease inhibitor I42 family protein: MGEVHVTDGGRVASHVGDTVVVRLPENATTGYVWSVASLGSGLLLEEDRGSPAGSLTPGAAGEHVVRLHADRPGTWHIDLQLARGWEAAPAEERRITVDVT, translated from the coding sequence ATGGGCGAGGTTCATGTGACAGACGGCGGGCGGGTGGCCTCCCACGTGGGCGACACCGTGGTGGTCCGGTTGCCGGAGAACGCCACCACCGGGTACGTGTGGTCGGTGGCGAGCCTGGGCAGCGGACTGCTGCTGGAGGAGGACCGCGGTTCGCCCGCCGGGAGCCTCACCCCCGGCGCCGCAGGGGAACACGTGGTCCGGTTGCACGCCGACCGGCCGGGGACGTGGCACATCGACCTGCAGTTGGCGCGCGGCTGGGAGGCCGCGCCCGCCGAGGAGCGGCGCATCACCGTCGACGTCACCTGA
- a CDS encoding metallophosphoesterase, translating to MKRLALWVGSALLAALGLLVGYGVLVEPRLLLDKDRFTMALPQFPADAPGRTVAVFSDLQTGMWFSNTGMVEKAVEEVVMERPAAALIGGDFVYSRDPAPAEQMDLVVELLAPLTTAGIPTFAVLGNHDYAVDAADEVIAGLESIGIRVLRNEAVPIPGTESGGTELYVVGLGPARLDRTDVEAALAAVPDDAPRVVLMHNPTSFPRLPADSAPLAVAGHTHCGQVAIPFTPVWSYLELTSEERVVTDGWAPSGYGASGNRLYVNCGIGFSLVPMRIAAPPQVVFFDLRGAA from the coding sequence ATGAAACGTCTGGCTCTATGGGTGGGAAGCGCGCTGCTCGCCGCGCTCGGACTGCTGGTCGGATACGGAGTGCTGGTGGAGCCGCGGCTCCTGCTCGACAAGGACCGGTTCACCATGGCGCTGCCGCAGTTCCCCGCCGACGCGCCGGGCAGGACCGTCGCGGTCTTCTCCGACCTGCAGACCGGCATGTGGTTCTCCAACACCGGGATGGTGGAGAAGGCCGTGGAGGAGGTGGTCATGGAGCGTCCGGCCGCCGCACTCATCGGAGGCGACTTCGTCTACAGCCGTGATCCCGCCCCAGCGGAGCAGATGGACCTGGTCGTCGAACTGCTCGCCCCGCTCACCACGGCTGGGATCCCGACCTTCGCCGTCCTCGGGAACCACGACTACGCCGTTGACGCGGCCGACGAGGTGATCGCGGGCCTCGAGAGCATCGGGATACGCGTCCTGCGCAACGAGGCGGTTCCGATCCCCGGCACCGAATCGGGCGGTACGGAGCTGTACGTCGTCGGACTGGGTCCCGCCCGGCTCGACCGCACCGACGTCGAAGCGGCCCTCGCCGCGGTGCCGGATGATGCGCCGCGAGTGGTGCTCATGCACAATCCGACGTCGTTTCCGAGACTCCCCGCGGACAGTGCGCCGCTGGCCGTGGCCGGGCACACGCACTGCGGCCAGGTCGCCATCCCGTTCACCCCGGTGTGGTCCTATCTCGAACTCACCAGCGAGGAGCGCGTCGTCACCGACGGATGGGCCCCGTCCGGCTACGGTGCCTCCGGAAACCGGCTCTACGTCAACTGCGGGATCGGGTTCAGCCTCGTCCCGATGCGGATAGCGGCGCCACCTCAGGTGGTGTTCTTCGACTTGCGTGGAGCGGCGTGA